TACTTCAATCACCTGCTGCTGTGCCGCTTCGTAGCTGGCAGCCGACCAGGATTGAATCGTCAGATTGACACTGCGTTCGTCGCCCCACTCCACACGCTTTCCGTAGATGCGGAAAAACGTCGAGAGCGGGATACAGTTGATTTGATCGCGACTCTCGCCGAGCATGGATCCCCGGGATTCGAACACTCCGATGACTTCGAAACGATCGGGACCGACACGCACAATTTGACCAATCGGATTCTGACCTTCAAAGATCGCTCGTCTGACTTCTTCGCTGATGACGATGACCTTCCGCGCCGACTGATTGTCCTGCGCGTTGATGGGACGACCCATCGCCAGATAGTAGCCGTTGTTGTCGCCGAACTCTTCCGTGCCGCCGGCGATCTGCTGCCGCGCATTGCTTTCCAGTGCGCCCCGTCGGATTATACGACCGAACGTCCAGGATTCGGCTCCGATGCGCCGCACGGCCGGACAGCGTTCGAGAATCGCTTCACGGTATTCGGCAAGAATGGGCGGACGGTATTTGCGACGATGACCCCCGACGTGAATCCCCATCTGGTTGTCGTAGCGCTGCACCTGGAATACGTTGACGGACAGCGCGTTGCGCATGTTATCATCAATGCTGTTCTTGATTCCGCCCAAAACGGTCATCATGCCG
The sequence above is a segment of the bacterium genome. Coding sequences within it:
- a CDS encoding ABC transporter permease; the protein is MFERSRLLLASLWESLRMALEAMRAHKMRAFLTLIGVVIGVTTIIGMMTVLGGIKNSIDDNMRNALSVNVFQVQRYDNQMGIHVGGHRRKYRPPILAEYREAILERCPAVRRIGAESWTFGRIIRRGALESNARQQIAGGTEEFGDNNGYYLAMGRPINAQDNQSARKVIVISEEVRRAIFEGQNPIGQIVRVGPDRFEVIGVFESRGSMLGESRDQINCIPLSTFFRIYGKRVEWGDERSVNLTIQSWSAASYEAAQQQVIEVLRTERGLKPGQENNFGMWTPDMLQAEFTKMTSWVGYAAFGVTAVSLLVAGIGIMNIMLV